A region of Gracilinanus agilis isolate LMUSP501 chromosome 3, AgileGrace, whole genome shotgun sequence DNA encodes the following proteins:
- the LOC123243042 gene encoding cytochrome c oxidase subunit 7A1, mitochondrial, with protein MRGLLVSHSRTLARSFSSSPRNHFMNKVAEKQKLFQENNDLPVHLKGGGMDSLLYRLTMAVCVGGTCYSLFCLGWASFPHKK; from the exons ATGAGGGGCTTATTG GTGTCCCACTCCCGGACCCTGGCGCGATCCTTCAGCTCCAGCCCCCGAAACCACTTTATGAATAAAGTGGCTGAAAAACAAAAGCTCTTCCAG GAGAACAATGACCTCCCAGTCCACCTGAAGGGTGGCGGCATGGACAGTCTCCTGTACAGGTTAACAATGGCCGTGTGTGTGGGAG gCACCTGTTAcagcctcttctgccttggctggGCTTCCTTCCCCCACAAGAAGTGA